One region of Juglans regia cultivar Chandler chromosome 4, Walnut 2.0, whole genome shotgun sequence genomic DNA includes:
- the LOC109010563 gene encoding PHD finger protein ING2-like — protein MAIARTGVYVDDYLEYASTLPAELQRLLNTIRELDERSQSMINQTGQQTKYCLGLASQSSKKGNSNNSCSYYYNNNNNSQEDEVAIEKMLKDIDSSQDNALSLCTEKVLLARQAYDLIDSHVKRLDEDLNNFAEDLKQEGKIAPDEPAILPPLPIVPKSEKRKPFYVTPQSKRMDYREREWDRERDRDFELMPPPGSHKKEFSAPVDVDQPIDPNEPTYCVCHQVSFGDMIACDNENCQGGEWFHYTCVGLTPETRFRGKWYCPTCKLLPECQ, from the exons ATGGCAATTGCGCGAACCGGGGTGTACGTTGACGACTACTTAGAGT ACGCAAGCACTTTACCCGCCGAGCTTCAGAGGCTTCTTAATACCATCCGAGAACTCGATGAACGCTCCCAAT CGATGATAAACCAGACGGGGCAGCAGACGAAGTACTGCTTGGGACTGGCTTCACAGAGCTCAAAGAAAGGTAATAGTAATAACAGCTGTTCTTACTattacaataacaataataatagtcAAGAAGACGAGGTGGCAATCGAGAAAATGCTAAAGGATATCGATTCGAGTCAGGATAATGCATTGAGTTTATGCACCGAGAAGGTTTTGTTAGCACGGCAAGCTTATGACCTG ATAGATAGCCATGTAAAAAGACTTGATGAGGACCTGAACAACTTTGCTGAAGATCTGAAGCAAG AGGGAAAAATAGCTCCAGATGAACCAGCAATTCTTCCCCCACTACCTATAGTCCCTAAAAGTGAAAAACGCAAGCCTTTCTATGTAACACCTCAATCAAAAAGGATGGATTACAGGGAGAGGGAGTGGGATCGGGAGCGTGATAGGGATTTCGAGCTCATGCCTCCTCCAGGAAGTCATAAAAAGGAATTTTCTGCCCCAGTCGATGTCGATCAACCTATTGATCCAAACGAACCTACCTACTGTGTTTGTCATCAG GTGTCATTTGGAGATATGATTGCTTGTGACAATGAAAAC TGCCAAGGAGGCGAATGGTTCCATTACACGTGTGTGGGGCTGACACCAGAGACGAGATTCAGAGGAAAATGGTATTGTCCAACCTGCAAACTGTTACCGGAATGTCAATGA